From Polaribacter butkevichii, a single genomic window includes:
- a CDS encoding alpha-1,4-glucan--maltose-1-phosphate maltosyltransferase, whose product MQNQSRIVIENIAPQLNSGKVSIKRVVDEIVNVTADVLVDGHDVLQANLLFKHEKDNKWSDIRMTPTCNDEYTACFQTSKQGFYSYKIEGWVDYALNWQHGLGRKIDDSQHVNSELLEGAELLVAIVDKVAPEEKDYLLHLIYIFKNDKTYSEAIKEAVSERLTSILKKYPEKFLTETSQEYNVYVDRKKARFSTWYEFFPRSASEQEGKHGTFNDCHRILPRVAQMGFDTLYFPPIHPIGEVNRKGKNNTTVAQDGDVGSTWGIGSKYGGHKDIHPELGSLEDFKNLVAKAKELGIEVAMDYALQAAPDHPWVTEHPDWFKWRPDGTVQYAENPPKKYQDILPIYWESKDFKNLWQECLDSLFYWIDCGINIFRVDNPHTKPYFFWGWIIAEVKKQHPDVLFLAEAFTRPKVMQQLAKQGYTQSYTYFTWRESKHELIEYVNELTKTNQKEYMRPNFWPNTPDINPFHLQGAPESKYLQRYVLAATLSSNIGIYGPVFEQMISDPIPGKEEYYMSEKFQLCHYDWFKQNKVTTLITKINQIRKEQESYQQTNNIKFVETGNDQIIAFYKWNDTRSNETLTIISLDAYNSQSGSIQLPLHDLKIHNGQKVQVEDLVTRNCYDWYNEWNYVELHATLPFHIFKINK is encoded by the coding sequence ATGCAAAATCAAAGTAGAATTGTAATAGAAAATATTGCCCCACAATTAAATAGTGGAAAAGTTAGTATTAAACGTGTTGTAGACGAAATTGTAAATGTAACTGCAGATGTTTTAGTTGATGGTCATGATGTACTTCAGGCTAATTTATTATTCAAACATGAAAAAGATAATAAATGGTCAGACATTAGAATGACACCAACTTGTAATGATGAATATACTGCATGTTTTCAAACATCAAAACAAGGTTTTTATTCTTATAAAATTGAAGGATGGGTAGACTATGCCTTAAATTGGCAACATGGTTTAGGTAGAAAAATTGATGATTCTCAACATGTAAATTCAGAACTTTTAGAAGGTGCAGAACTTTTAGTTGCTATTGTAGATAAAGTTGCCCCTGAAGAAAAAGACTATTTATTACATTTAATTTACATTTTTAAAAATGATAAAACCTATTCAGAAGCCATTAAAGAAGCTGTTTCAGAAAGATTAACATCAATTTTAAAAAAATATCCTGAAAAATTTTTAACAGAAACTTCTCAAGAATATAATGTTTATGTAGACAGAAAAAAAGCAAGATTTAGTACTTGGTATGAATTCTTTCCTCGTTCCGCATCAGAACAAGAAGGAAAACACGGTACTTTTAACGATTGCCACAGAATATTACCAAGAGTTGCCCAAATGGGGTTTGATACTTTATACTTCCCTCCTATTCATCCTATTGGAGAAGTAAATAGAAAAGGAAAAAACAACACCACAGTTGCACAAGATGGCGATGTTGGTTCTACTTGGGGAATTGGGTCTAAATACGGAGGTCATAAAGACATCCATCCTGAGTTAGGTTCTTTAGAAGATTTTAAAAACTTAGTTGCAAAAGCAAAAGAATTGGGTATTGAAGTAGCAATGGATTACGCATTGCAAGCTGCCCCAGATCATCCATGGGTAACAGAACATCCAGATTGGTTTAAATGGAGGCCAGATGGTACTGTGCAATATGCAGAAAATCCACCAAAAAAATATCAAGACATTCTACCAATTTATTGGGAAAGCAAAGATTTTAAAAATCTTTGGCAAGAATGTTTAGACTCGTTATTCTATTGGATAGATTGTGGAATTAATATTTTTAGAGTTGATAACCCACATACAAAACCGTACTTTTTTTGGGGTTGGATTATTGCAGAAGTAAAAAAACAACATCCCGATGTATTGTTTTTAGCTGAAGCATTTACCAGACCTAAAGTAATGCAACAATTGGCAAAACAAGGATATACACAATCGTATACTTATTTTACGTGGAGAGAATCTAAGCATGAATTAATTGAGTATGTAAACGAACTCACCAAAACAAATCAAAAAGAATATATGAGACCTAATTTCTGGCCAAATACGCCAGATATTAATCCGTTTCATTTACAAGGTGCTCCAGAAAGTAAATACTTACAACGATATGTATTGGCTGCAACCTTAAGTTCTAATATTGGTATCTATGGCCCTGTTTTTGAACAAATGATAAGCGATCCTATTCCTGGAAAGGAAGAATATTATATGTCAGAAAAATTTCAACTTTGTCATTACGATTGGTTTAAACAAAATAAAGTGACTACTTTAATTACTAAAATTAATCAGATTAGAAAAGAGCAAGAATCTTATCAACAAACAAATAATATAAAGTTTGTAGAAACTGGTAATGATCAAATAATTGCTTTTTATAAATGGAATGATACCAGAAGTAATGAAACCTTAACAATTATAAGTTTAGATGCTTATAATTCTCAATCTGGTTCTATACAATTACCACTTCATGACCTAAAAATTCATAATGGTCAAAAAGTGCAAGTAGAAGATTTGGTAACAAGAAATTGCTACGATTGGTATAATGAATGGAATTATGTTGAATTACATGCAACACTACCATTTCATATTTTTAAAATCAACAAGTAA
- the glgB gene encoding 1,4-alpha-glucan branching protein GlgB, translated as MAQTKVHSLFTEFDISLFQAGKHYRLYEKFGSHIITVDGIEGTYFAVWAPSAKSVSVIGDFNFWLEGEHHLNVRWDGSGIWEGFIPNVGKGAIYKYKIRSANNNITTEKADPFARRCEHPPKTASEVWEDDYSWKDKKWMKNRKKNNALDAPFSVYEVHLGSWKKQIEENRFLSYRELADELVDYVSEMNFTHVEFMPIMEYPYDPSWGYQLTGYFAPTSRFGYPDEFKYLVDTFHEKNIGVLLDWVPSHFPSDDHGLGFFDGSHLYEHPDRRKGYHQDWKSLIFNYGRNEIKAFLISNAIFWLDQYHADGLRVDAVASMLFLDYSREEGEWEPNEFGGRENLDAINFIKEMNMAVYEAFPDVQTIAEESTSFPKVSKPIYDGGLGFGMKWMMGWMHDTLDYFAKEPIYRKHHQNELTFSLNYAFTENFMLPLSHDEVVYGKKSIVNKMPGDEWQKFANLRVLYSLMFTHPGTKLLFQGGEFGQTSEWNFNGSLDWHLLDYDVHKGAQNLVKDLNKLYQKEPALHEKQFSHEGFEWIDHGDHENSVMSYIRKGVNEKDNVIVILNLTPVPRENYRIGLPKTGTLKEVFNSDAKKYNGTGNYKNKKLTSDKKVWNNREHSIELDLPPLGMIAFKYK; from the coding sequence ATGGCACAAACAAAAGTACACAGTCTTTTTACAGAATTTGATATTAGCCTTTTTCAGGCAGGAAAACATTATCGTTTATACGAAAAATTTGGTTCGCACATTATTACTGTAGATGGTATAGAAGGAACTTATTTTGCCGTTTGGGCACCAAGTGCCAAATCAGTATCTGTTATTGGTGATTTTAATTTCTGGTTAGAAGGAGAACATCACCTAAATGTACGTTGGGACGGAAGCGGTATTTGGGAAGGTTTTATACCTAATGTAGGTAAAGGAGCTATTTATAAATACAAAATAAGAAGTGCCAATAACAATATTACCACAGAAAAAGCAGACCCTTTTGCTAGAAGATGCGAACATCCACCAAAAACAGCTTCGGAAGTTTGGGAAGATGATTACTCTTGGAAGGATAAAAAATGGATGAAAAACAGAAAAAAGAATAACGCTTTAGACGCGCCTTTTTCTGTATATGAAGTTCATTTAGGTTCTTGGAAAAAACAAATTGAAGAAAATCGATTTTTAAGTTATAGAGAACTAGCCGATGAATTGGTAGATTACGTATCTGAAATGAATTTTACACATGTAGAATTTATGCCAATTATGGAATATCCTTACGACCCAAGTTGGGGATATCAATTAACAGGTTATTTTGCACCAACATCTCGTTTTGGTTATCCTGATGAATTTAAATATTTGGTAGATACGTTTCACGAAAAAAACATTGGAGTCTTGTTAGATTGGGTTCCTTCTCATTTTCCGTCAGACGATCATGGATTAGGATTCTTCGATGGTTCTCATTTATACGAGCATCCAGACAGAAGAAAAGGATATCACCAAGACTGGAAAAGTTTAATATTTAACTACGGAAGAAACGAAATAAAAGCATTTTTAATTAGTAATGCTATCTTTTGGCTAGACCAATATCATGCCGACGGATTAAGAGTAGATGCGGTAGCTTCTATGTTATTTTTAGATTATTCGAGAGAAGAAGGAGAATGGGAACCAAATGAGTTTGGTGGTAGAGAAAATTTAGATGCCATAAATTTTATCAAGGAAATGAATATGGCTGTTTATGAAGCCTTTCCGGATGTACAAACAATAGCAGAAGAATCTACTTCTTTTCCTAAAGTATCTAAACCAATTTATGATGGTGGCTTAGGTTTTGGTATGAAATGGATGATGGGCTGGATGCACGATACACTAGATTATTTTGCAAAAGAACCTATTTACAGAAAACATCATCAAAATGAATTAACCTTTAGTTTAAATTACGCTTTTACAGAAAATTTTATGTTGCCATTATCTCATGACGAAGTGGTATACGGTAAAAAATCTATTGTAAATAAAATGCCAGGTGATGAATGGCAAAAATTTGCAAACTTAAGAGTCTTATATAGTTTGATGTTTACACACCCAGGAACTAAATTATTATTTCAAGGAGGTGAATTTGGTCAAACTTCTGAATGGAATTTTAATGGTAGTTTAGATTGGCATTTATTAGATTACGATGTACATAAAGGAGCACAAAATTTAGTAAAAGACTTAAATAAATTATACCAAAAAGAACCTGCTTTACATGAAAAACAATTCTCACACGAAGGTTTTGAATGGATAGATCATGGAGACCACGAAAACTCTGTAATGTCTTATATTAGAAAAGGAGTAAACGAAAAAGATAATGTAATCGTTATTTTAAATTTAACACCAGTACCAAGAGAAAACTATAGAATTGGGTTACCAAAAACAGGAACCTTAAAAGAAGTTTTTAATAGTGATGCTAAAAAATATAACGGAACAGGAAACTATAAAAATAAAAAATTAACTTCAGATAAAAAGGTATGGAATAATAGAGAGCATTCTATTGAATTAGACTTACCTCCATTAGGAATGATAGCATTTAAGTACAAATAA
- a CDS encoding glycoside hydrolase family 31 protein encodes MIVNTELEQKGNLFPSEIVSYKKDVDTLYFTTKNNVILQLTVVRDSVIRFRYSTTGKFENDFSYGVTIHASRGYYFLDVTEDETHYIVTTSKLICKIEKSSLQVKLFDAIDLKLINEDEIGFHWEESYEYGGDIVKMSKACQRAESFYGLGDKPVDVNLKGKRFENWATDSYAFGKDTDPIYKAIPFYTAIQGGKSYGIFFDNTFKSHFDFAHERRNVASFWAQGGEMNYYFIYGPQMDDVVKNYTDLTGKPHALPPLWALGFHQCKWSYYPESTVKEVTNTFRDLKIPCDAIYLDIDYMDGFRCFTWDKNYFPDPKRMVKELEDDGFKTVVIIDPGIKIDLEYDVFKEALDKDYFCKRADGPYMKGKVWPGECYFPDYTKPEVREWWSGLFQELIEDIGVKGVWNDMNEPAVMDVPNKSFPDDVRHDFDGNPCSHRKAHNIYGTQMARATYHGLKKYAYPKRPFVITRSAYSGAQRYTSTWMGDNVATWEHLSIANNQAQRMAMSGFSFAGSDIGGFAEQPQGELFARWIQLGVFHAFCRVHSSGDHGDQEPWVFGDEITDIVRKFVELRYQLLPYLYTAFWKYINDGTPILKSLVLYDQEDTSTHHRSDEFVYGEQILICPILEPNAKGRRMYIPRGKWYNFWTEELVEGGKEMWVDSDIDSMPIFIKEGAVIPKYPVQQYVDQIEFDEITLDLYYKEGKESSQLYDDAHDGYDYKKGRFSLRTFKVTGKKEELIIQQHKQGDFDAAYTKFNIVFHNLPFEITTVQIDNVKIPLNEANLTKNQSILIDKGFTELHLLGK; translated from the coding sequence ATGATTGTTAATACAGAGTTAGAACAAAAAGGAAATTTGTTTCCTTCAGAAATTGTGAGCTACAAAAAAGATGTAGACACATTATATTTTACCACAAAGAATAATGTAATTTTACAACTAACTGTAGTTAGAGATAGTGTTATCCGTTTTAGATATTCTACAACAGGTAAATTTGAAAATGATTTTTCTTATGGTGTAACAATACACGCTTCTAGAGGATATTATTTTCTAGACGTTACCGAAGATGAAACGCATTACATTGTTACAACATCAAAATTAATTTGTAAAATAGAAAAAAGTAGTTTACAAGTTAAACTTTTTGATGCCATAGACTTAAAACTAATTAACGAAGATGAAATTGGTTTTCATTGGGAAGAAAGCTATGAATATGGTGGTGACATCGTAAAAATGAGTAAAGCGTGCCAAAGAGCAGAAAGCTTTTACGGTTTAGGTGATAAACCTGTAGACGTTAACTTAAAAGGAAAACGTTTTGAAAATTGGGCAACAGACTCTTATGCTTTTGGTAAAGATACAGACCCTATTTACAAAGCTATTCCTTTTTACACAGCTATACAGGGTGGTAAATCTTATGGTATTTTCTTTGATAATACGTTTAAGTCTCATTTCGATTTTGCACACGAAAGAAGAAATGTAGCTAGTTTCTGGGCACAAGGTGGTGAAATGAATTATTATTTCATTTACGGTCCACAAATGGACGACGTTGTTAAAAATTATACAGACTTAACAGGAAAACCTCATGCTTTGCCTCCATTATGGGCTTTAGGATTTCATCAATGTAAATGGAGTTATTATCCAGAGAGTACAGTAAAAGAAGTTACCAACACTTTTAGAGATTTAAAAATTCCGTGTGATGCTATCTATTTAGATATAGATTATATGGATGGTTTTCGTTGTTTTACTTGGGATAAAAACTATTTTCCAGACCCAAAAAGAATGGTAAAAGAACTAGAAGACGATGGGTTTAAAACTGTTGTAATTATAGATCCAGGTATTAAAATAGATTTAGAATACGATGTTTTTAAAGAAGCTTTAGATAAAGATTATTTCTGTAAACGTGCAGATGGACCATATATGAAAGGTAAAGTTTGGCCTGGAGAATGTTATTTTCCAGATTATACAAAACCAGAAGTTAGAGAATGGTGGTCTGGATTGTTTCAAGAGTTAATTGAAGATATTGGAGTAAAAGGTGTTTGGAATGACATGAACGAGCCTGCTGTAATGGATGTACCAAATAAATCTTTTCCAGACGATGTTCGTCATGATTTTGATGGCAACCCTTGTTCTCATAGAAAAGCACACAATATTTATGGAACTCAAATGGCACGTGCTACCTACCACGGTTTAAAAAAATATGCATACCCAAAAAGACCTTTTGTAATTACTAGATCTGCATATTCTGGTGCACAACGTTATACTTCTACTTGGATGGGTGATAATGTTGCCACTTGGGAACATTTATCAATAGCAAACAACCAAGCACAAAGAATGGCAATGTCTGGTTTTTCTTTTGCAGGATCTGATATTGGTGGATTTGCAGAACAACCTCAAGGAGAACTTTTTGCACGTTGGATTCAGTTAGGTGTATTTCATGCCTTTTGTAGAGTGCATTCTTCTGGAGATCATGGAGATCAAGAACCTTGGGTTTTTGGTGATGAGATTACAGATATTGTAAGAAAATTCGTAGAACTTAGATACCAATTGTTACCTTATTTATATACTGCTTTTTGGAAATATATAAATGATGGAACGCCAATCTTAAAATCTTTAGTTTTATACGATCAAGAAGATACATCTACACACCATAGAAGTGATGAATTTGTTTACGGTGAACAGATTTTAATTTGTCCAATATTAGAACCTAATGCCAAAGGAAGAAGAATGTATATTCCTAGAGGTAAATGGTATAACTTTTGGACAGAAGAACTTGTAGAAGGAGGTAAAGAAATGTGGGTGGATTCAGATATAGACAGCATGCCAATATTTATTAAAGAAGGAGCTGTTATACCAAAATACCCTGTTCAACAATACGTTGATCAAATAGAATTTGATGAAATTACTTTAGACCTATATTATAAAGAAGGTAAAGAATCTTCTCAATTATATGATGACGCACATGATGGTTATGATTATAAAAAAGGTAGATTTAGTTTACGTACTTTTAAAGTAACAGGTAAAAAAGAAGAATTAATTATACAACAACACAAACAAGGAGACTTTGATGCAGCTTATACCAAGTTTAATATTGTATTCCATAATTTACCGTTCGAAATTACGACTGTACAAATAGATAATGTAAAAATTCCGTTAAACGAAGCAAATCTTACTAAAAACCAGTCTATACTTATAGATAAAGGATTTACAGAGTTACATTTATTAGGAAAATAA
- the prfA gene encoding peptide chain release factor 1, with protein MLDKLRIVKQRYDEVSDLIIQPEIIMDQKRYAQLMKEYKDLGDVVKKGDEYLNLTNNIEEAKEILADGSDAEMNEMAKMEIEEANIRIPQLEDEIKVLLIPKDPEDSKNAVVELRAGAGGDEASIFAGDLFRMYSKYCESKGWKVSTVDYSEGTNGGFKEIQFEVSGNDVYGILKFEAGVHRVQRVPQTETQGRVHTSAATCMVFPEAEEFDVEINPKEVRIDFFCSSGPGGQSVNTTYSAVRLTHIPTGLVAQCQDQKSQHKNKEKAFKVLRSRLYDMELAKKNAEDALKRGSMVSSGDRSAKIRTYNYAQGRVTDHRIGLSLYDLPNIMNGDIQKIIDELMLAENTQKLKGLGDGI; from the coding sequence ATGTTAGATAAATTAAGAATTGTAAAGCAGCGTTATGATGAAGTTTCTGATTTAATTATTCAGCCAGAAATCATCATGGATCAAAAGCGTTATGCGCAATTGATGAAAGAATATAAAGATTTAGGTGATGTTGTTAAAAAAGGGGATGAATACCTAAATTTAACAAACAATATAGAAGAAGCAAAAGAAATTCTTGCAGATGGTTCTGATGCCGAAATGAATGAGATGGCGAAGATGGAAATTGAAGAAGCCAATATTAGAATTCCTCAATTAGAAGATGAAATTAAAGTATTATTAATACCCAAAGATCCTGAAGATTCTAAAAATGCTGTTGTAGAATTACGTGCAGGAGCAGGTGGGGATGAAGCCAGTATTTTTGCAGGAGATTTGTTTAGAATGTATTCTAAATATTGCGAAAGTAAAGGTTGGAAAGTTTCTACGGTAGATTATTCTGAAGGAACAAATGGTGGCTTTAAAGAAATTCAGTTTGAAGTTTCTGGAAATGATGTTTACGGAATTTTAAAGTTTGAAGCCGGTGTGCATCGTGTACAAAGGGTTCCGCAAACAGAAACTCAAGGTCGTGTACATACATCTGCTGCAACTTGTATGGTTTTTCCAGAAGCAGAAGAATTTGATGTTGAGATTAATCCAAAAGAAGTACGTATCGATTTTTTCTGTTCTTCAGGTCCTGGAGGTCAGTCTGTAAATACAACCTATTCTGCAGTACGTTTAACGCACATTCCTACAGGTTTGGTGGCACAATGTCAAGATCAGAAATCGCAGCATAAAAATAAAGAGAAAGCATTTAAAGTGTTGCGTTCTCGTTTGTATGATATGGAATTAGCAAAGAAAAATGCCGAAGATGCTTTAAAACGTGGTTCTATGGTTTCTTCTGGAGATAGAAGTGCTAAGATTAGAACTTATAATTATGCACAAGGTAGAGTTACAGATCATAGAATTGGTTTATCATTATATGACTTACCTAATATTATGAATGGTGATATCCAAAAAATTATAGATGAATTAATGCTTGCAGAGAATACACAAAAATTAAAAGGATTAGGAGACGGAATATAG
- a CDS encoding ABC-F family ATP-binding cassette domain-containing protein: MLNVHNLTVSFMGTDLFSGITFKLNKGDRIGLIGKNGAGKSTLLKVLSKDIESSGGTMAFDKDIRMGFLRQDIDFVEGRTILEEAYQAFVEIKEIEVKLDEINEQLATRTDYESEGYTELIHDLTDNTERYELLGGYNYQGDTEKILQGLGFQREDFDKKTDTFSGGWRMRIELAKLLLQNNDILLLDEPTNHLDIESIIWLENFLKGYSGAIVLVSHDKMFLDNVTNRTIEISLGQIYDYKKPYSEFLLLRGEIKEKQLQAQKNQEKEIKQKQHLINKFKAKASKASMAQSLMKQLDKVELIEVDQDDNAAMNVRFAISKEPGKIIVEAENLCKSYGDKHVLEDVDLLIERNSKIAFVGQNGQGKSTLAKMMVGEIPFEGHLKLGHNVEVGYFAQNQSEELPPEKTVLEIMEDAATDTNRMRVRDMLGSFLFGGDAVDKKAKVLSGGERNRLALCKLLLQPFNVLIMDEPTNHLDIASKTVLKEALKQFNGTLIVVSHDRDFLQGLTETVYGFKDKVIKEYLGDIDYFLEQHKIENLREAEKRTVVKVEKDSSKKESHQLSRDQEKQLKKLKNKLSNIETEIADLEKEIAKIDLELAENYDEVSARPNFFEKYKAKKAKLDAKMEDWEKVEAEVSSF, encoded by the coding sequence ATGCTAAACGTACACAACTTAACAGTTTCTTTTATGGGAACTGATTTATTTTCGGGAATTACTTTCAAGTTAAACAAAGGAGATAGAATTGGTCTTATTGGAAAAAATGGAGCAGGAAAATCTACACTTTTAAAAGTGCTTTCTAAAGATATAGAAAGTAGTGGTGGTACCATGGCTTTTGATAAAGATATTAGAATGGGATTTTTAAGACAAGATATAGATTTTGTTGAAGGAAGAACTATTTTAGAAGAAGCGTACCAAGCTTTTGTTGAAATTAAAGAAATTGAAGTTAAACTTGATGAAATTAATGAGCAACTGGCTACAAGAACAGATTATGAAAGTGAAGGGTATACAGAACTGATTCATGATTTAACAGACAATACAGAGCGTTACGAATTACTTGGTGGGTATAATTACCAAGGTGATACCGAAAAGATTTTACAAGGTTTAGGTTTTCAGAGAGAAGATTTTGATAAAAAAACTGATACTTTTTCTGGAGGTTGGAGAATGCGTATTGAGTTGGCAAAACTATTGTTACAGAATAATGATATTTTGTTATTAGATGAGCCTACCAACCACTTAGATATTGAGTCTATTATTTGGTTAGAGAATTTCTTAAAAGGATATTCTGGTGCTATTGTATTGGTATCGCATGATAAAATGTTTTTAGACAATGTAACTAATAGAACTATTGAAATTTCTTTAGGTCAGATTTATGATTATAAAAAACCATATTCTGAGTTCTTATTATTAAGAGGAGAGATTAAGGAAAAGCAGTTACAAGCTCAGAAAAACCAAGAAAAAGAAATAAAGCAAAAGCAACACTTAATTAATAAGTTTAAGGCAAAAGCAAGTAAGGCTTCTATGGCACAATCTTTAATGAAACAACTTGATAAAGTTGAGTTAATAGAGGTTGACCAAGACGATAATGCTGCTATGAATGTACGTTTTGCCATTTCTAAAGAACCTGGTAAAATTATTGTTGAAGCAGAAAATCTTTGCAAAAGTTATGGAGATAAGCATGTTTTAGAAGATGTAGACTTATTGATTGAGCGAAATAGTAAAATTGCTTTTGTTGGTCAGAACGGACAAGGAAAATCTACATTGGCTAAAATGATGGTAGGAGAAATTCCTTTTGAAGGACATTTAAAACTTGGTCATAATGTAGAAGTAGGATATTTTGCTCAGAATCAATCTGAGGAATTACCGCCAGAAAAAACGGTATTAGAGATAATGGAAGATGCTGCTACTGATACCAACAGAATGCGTGTTAGAGATATGTTAGGTTCTTTCTTATTTGGTGGAGATGCTGTTGATAAAAAGGCAAAAGTACTTTCTGGAGGGGAAAGAAATAGATTGGCATTGTGTAAATTATTATTACAACCTTTTAATGTTTTAATAATGGATGAGCCAACCAACCACTTGGACATTGCCTCTAAAACCGTATTAAAAGAAGCTTTAAAACAGTTTAACGGAACCTTAATTGTAGTATCTCATGATAGAGATTTCTTACAAGGATTAACAGAAACTGTTTATGGTTTTAAAGACAAAGTGATTAAAGAGTATTTAGGAGATATTGATTATTTCTTGGAGCAACATAAAATAGAAAATCTTAGAGAGGCAGAAAAAAGAACGGTTGTAAAAGTTGAAAAGGATTCGTCTAAAAAAGAATCTCATCAATTATCTAGAGATCAAGAAAAGCAATTAAAGAAGCTAAAGAACAAATTGTCTAATATAGAAACTGAAATTGCTGATTTAGAGAAAGAAATTGCAAAAATAGATTTGGAATTAGCTGAAAATTATGATGAAGTTTCGGCAAGACCTAATTTCTTTGAAAAATACAAAGCTAAAAAAGCAAAATTAGATGCTAAAATGGAGGATTGGGAAAAAGTAGAAGCAGAAGTTTCTAGTTTTTAA
- a CDS encoding DUF983 domain-containing protein, whose protein sequence is MFKKGTKLYSIFNAKCPRCHEGAFFEYKFTLNPNKVTKLHEHCPNCDLKYMMEPSFFYGAMYVNYGLTVGISIVAFLISVLIFGATLLQSFAVIVISLLVLAPINLRLSRIIWINMFAHYDKKFSKKEK, encoded by the coding sequence ATGTTTAAAAAAGGAACCAAGTTATATAGTATTTTTAATGCTAAGTGTCCTAGATGTCATGAAGGTGCATTCTTTGAGTATAAATTTACACTAAACCCCAATAAAGTTACCAAATTACATGAGCATTGCCCAAATTGTGATTTAAAATATATGATGGAACCATCATTCTTTTATGGAGCAATGTACGTAAACTACGGGTTAACAGTTGGTATTTCTATTGTTGCCTTCTTAATTTCTGTACTCATATTTGGAGCAACACTATTGCAATCTTTTGCAGTAATTGTAATTTCATTGTTGGTATTAGCACCAATTAATTTGCGCTTATCTAGAATAATATGGATAAATATGTTTGCGCATTACGACAAAAAATTCTCTAAAAAAGAAAAATAA
- a CDS encoding NAD(P)/FAD-dependent oxidoreductase — translation MKIDYIIVGLGLAGLAFVEELIAAKKTFLVFEDDSQTSSLVAGGVYNPVILKRFTPVWNAKEQLEVALPFYKGLEEKLNITVDQKFVIKKSFKSIEDQNNWFGALDKPKLVAYLDPKLDKNSYHGVIADFSFGNVNETGRIDTEKLITAYRAYLASENHIRFEQFKHDELIIGEESVNYKDIEASKIVFCEGFGIKQNPYFNYLPINEAKGELLTIHAPELNIDFLLKSTLFVMPLGDNTYKVGATFNWTDKTSDPSEEGKEELVEKLKKVITVPYTIVSQSAGIRPTVSGRRPLVGIHPDYANLIVLNGLGTRGVMIAPTVAKNLYNHLYNDESLDEEIDIVRFKHLNVKNSKKG, via the coding sequence ATGAAAATAGATTACATAATAGTTGGTTTAGGTTTAGCTGGTTTGGCTTTTGTAGAAGAATTAATTGCCGCAAAAAAAACATTTTTAGTCTTTGAAGATGATTCTCAAACCTCTTCATTAGTTGCTGGTGGCGTTTATAATCCGGTAATTTTAAAAAGGTTTACACCTGTTTGGAACGCTAAAGAACAATTAGAAGTTGCACTCCCTTTTTATAAAGGTTTAGAAGAAAAACTAAACATTACTGTTGATCAAAAATTTGTAATCAAGAAATCTTTTAAATCTATAGAAGATCAAAATAACTGGTTTGGAGCTTTAGATAAACCAAAGTTAGTGGCATATTTAGACCCGAAATTAGATAAAAACTCTTATCATGGAGTTATTGCCGATTTTAGTTTTGGAAATGTAAATGAAACAGGAAGAATAGATACAGAAAAGTTAATAACTGCTTACAGAGCCTATTTAGCATCCGAAAATCATATTCGTTTTGAACAATTTAAACATGACGAACTAATTATTGGTGAAGAATCTGTAAACTATAAAGATATTGAAGCTTCTAAAATTGTGTTTTGCGAAGGATTCGGAATTAAACAAAACCCATATTTTAATTATTTACCGATTAATGAGGCAAAAGGTGAGTTATTAACCATACATGCACCAGAATTAAATATCGATTTTTTATTAAAGTCAACACTTTTTGTAATGCCTTTAGGAGACAATACTTATAAAGTAGGCGCTACTTTTAATTGGACAGACAAAACATCTGACCCTTCGGAGGAAGGAAAAGAAGAATTGGTAGAAAAGTTAAAGAAAGTAATTACTGTTCCTTATACAATTGTATCTCAATCTGCAGGAATAAGACCTACCGTTTCTGGTAGAAGACCTTTGGTGGGGATTCATCCAGATTATGCCAATTTAATCGTTTTAAACGGTTTAGGTACTCGTGGTGTTATGATTGCACCAACAGTTGCTAAAAATCTTTACAATCACTTATATAATGATGAAAGTTTAGATGAAGAAATAGATATTGTTCGTTTTAAACATTTAAACGTTAAGAATTCTAAAAAAGGCTAA